The Cryptococcus deuterogattii R265 chromosome 6, complete sequence genomic sequence CTCTGTGCCTGCAACTGAAGTTCATATTCCTCCATTATCCCCTCGGACAGCTTCTGCCGCCCTCAAAGGCTTTATACCATATGGTGATGACCCGGCAAAGCAAGAGCGTTACCGCTCCTATCTCATTTCTCAGACGTACAATACCAAAGAACCCAACCCCACGCTCctgccatcatcttcctttgaCGAGATCAACGCGGAACTCGAGGCCTTCGCATCATCAGCAAGAATATTTAAACCCATGTCGTTTGCAATGTCTAATCGTTTCACTTCCGggtcatcttctcttgctgCGTCAGATCTCAAGCAAGCCAAGCCGGGCCTGCATATATATGACGCCGAAAAAGCCAAAgcggagatggagaagccAAAGGGCGTTGAGGAAATTAAGGTTGAGAAGCACTTGACGCCTAGGGAACAAGCGGCCATGAACGGGATATATGGGAAGATGACTCGAGAGACAAAGCAGTTTTACCCCGTGAAGTTGCTGTGCAAGCGTTTTGGGGTTGCAGATCCGCATCCGGAAGGGAAGCCCTCTGATTCTGAAGCCGCTTCTGGGCCATCTGCCTCTAACGCAGAAGGTTTACCACTTCCAGCAAATGATGCTAGTTGGGAGTCAAAGTTCATATATCAGGCCCCGACCGAATCATCAAAGCCCAACTCCACACCACAATCTAGTCAAGTCGTAACTGGCGAGCGAGCCCCAACATCCATAGCTGAAGTGGGCATGGCAGATGATATTAATCAAGGAAGGGATACCTTGACGTACACAAAACCCAGCATCGATATTTTCAAAGCAATCTTTGCCAGCGACGATGAAAgtgacgacgaagatgcggatgatgatgagaggCAGATGGAACAACCTAGGAAGGTTGCTGATGCCGAAGTGTACAGAGACCCATTTCCACCAAAACAAGTAGAAGACGAGAAGCCTGTAGACTTGACGACTTTCAAACCTGTGTTCActttgaaaaaggaagataatCGGGCTAAAGATGataagaaggagaggaaaaaggataagaagagcaagaagcggaagaatATGCTTTCATTTGatattggagaagaaggagaagaaaaagatgagcCTAAGCCagagaaggataagaagaaaaggaagaaggacgagcAAGATAATGAGAGAAATACGAAAGAGCAAAGCGATAAGGGGCGCCAGAacgagagggaggaaacTGACTTTGAGGGCGAATGGGTAGAAAAACCTGCTATAATACCGCGATTagctgggaggaagggagcaGAAGATTTTATGTAGCACTTTGTATATTGGGTTGATGTTGAAGGTATATCATTTTACAATCATTTGATCATTTGCATGACATTTTCAGTGGTACAATCATGTTTCAAACGTCAATGCCGTTTCTTTTATCGTGACTCTTGCCTGTCTAGCACCCAACCATGTTATCTGTACGTCGCTTAATGCCGAAGTTGAATCAAGTGGACCTAGGAGTCTTTCATCAGAACTGGTTTTCTGAGACAGTCTGTGAACTTACGGTCATCAGCTCTCATAAATTCTATTCTTTTGAACGGCTCCCCCTTTTCAGCACCTTGCCTAGGCGGACCACCAACGTTAAAGAATCCGCTTAAGCTACTTCCAACCTTCCAAACAGTGACAGACCCTTCCTCTATTGACACGGTGACCAGCCGACGTCCATCAGGCGAGAAACAAACCGCCGAGACTGGGGCCTTGTGCGGTTCAAGGACGTATAGTCGGGATGCAGTCTTGAGATCATACCTGGAATGGATGAGTGATAATAGGAGACAATGTTGCAAAAGGACCCACATGATCACTGCTCCTTCGTGAGTCCCAACGGCCAGGCGCTGAGTTCGACTGTGGAAGTCAATTGTAGAAAATCTGCAAGAAATTCAGTTTCTGATCATACCCTACTACAAAATAGACTTACGCCAAAACGAGCTCATTTAATATGACAGTAGCTGCTTGCCAGACATCATCCCTCATTTTACCAACATTCGGGTCCAGACTCTTGACGACCGCCTCTGCTATTCTAGGTAATCCATTCTCCAACACTGCAGGCTTTTTCCTGGCCATGAAGACGCATAGTTTCATGATGCTACTTCTACTCTCCGCGCTCTTTGCGTCTAATATGTCCATAGAAAGTGTAGACATGAAAAGAGGGGGATTAGAGGATGCGACCAGCAGAATAGCTAAACGCGCTTGGGCGGCTATGCTagtggaagaatgggaggaCATGGACGGCGGCTCTTTGTTGGTTGCCAGATGAAAGAGGCGGCGCAAAAGGTCCGACGGATCGACATAGCTTTGCCAGGTTGTAAAACCTTTGGAGCAAAGCTCCACCGCCAGAGAGATATAGTCGCAGTTCGGTTCATGAAGGTAAAGAGTCACTGACTCAGAGAGAGCTTTGAGTGAACTGTCAGGGTTGTCAGTTCTGTTAATCTGCGAAATATTATCGTCACTTACGTAGGACGCATGCACTGATATTTTTGCACAGCGATACCGCCTAATACAGTCAAAGCATTGGCGGCTGAACCGCTAAACTTGCGTTCTTCGGGCTGAAGGATAGGTACTATCGTGGTTGTTCATGAGAAAAGTGTTTTTACTCCCAAGAGCGACTCACGTTCATGCTGTCTGATCCGAACGACTGTGTCTATTTCAGAGCCTGACAGTCTCCTTACTCTGGCCGCAAATAACAGTCTCGCGGCCTGATGAACGTCGGCTATGGCATTCGTAAGTATATCGGCCCATTACCGTTCAATCAAAACATACAGGAAGGATCCATGTAGTAAGACGCGAAGAACTCTAGGTCCGGTTCAATAATGTTTGGATGTAACGATGCAGTGTAGAACGCTATCACTTCAGCGGCCCACCGTTCTAAGTCTATATTGAATCAGCCTTATTCTGCCAAAATCACGGATGTATCCACCTGGAGAGTCTAAGAACGGTCTCAAAACAGTTATGATTGCCAACTGTCTCACTCCTGTGATTCGCTCCGACATTTGCCATGCTTCAATTCCCTGTGCGTATGCAATTTCATGAGTACTGTCATGATGGTCAGTCACAATCATGTCGTATGAATGATGGCAATTTACTTACTCTGCATTTCCATATCCTATCAATATGGGTTTTTCAGGCTTGTGGACACCTAAGTTCCTGGTACATATCTCATCGACTTTCTCGTTAACTCCGAAGGTAAGAAGAATAGAGAGGAGACTCCGAAGGGCTGATAGAGGGCTATGATGGGGATTGTTCTTGGAAGAGTGCAGCCAGCGACCGAGTTCGCGAAGATCAAGATTGAGAAGACGTCCAAGTTGACTTGCTGCATATGGCTGAGCCACACAAGCGGTCAGAGGTGTTTGTGAATGCCCCTTGGTCAAGTCCCTTAAGTCAACGTCAGTCACCTATTTCAGCAATAATTGTTGAGACGATATTTACACTCTCGTCCAGTTCCCAGCTTGCAACATATCTTCTGCAGCGTCCAGTCCTGTGGAGCGCCTAAATTCTTGTGTCTCGGTATTCCACACCCTAGCTTTCCCATTCGCATACACCAGGAGGATGTCGCTATTTCCCAGATAGATGTGGCGGAGAGGAGATCTGGCAGCTGGAATAAGGAAAAGCCTGAGAATCGTCGTGGTAATCAGTTTGCTTCCACTTGAGAAGTCCAGCACCTACTGTTCCATTTCAGACATAGATATAATACCGACGGTGCCCGCTTGAGAGGTACAGAGCAAGGTGCCACGCAGGGTCCCAGCTTGAGGCATATCCAAGAGCACGAAATCGCTTACTGGCCAGGCGAAAAGTGTCCAGGAACCGCAGAATTGGAACTCACTATGGGAATGATCAGCCCAGCTTTGTCTGGAGTAAGCATAAGGAAACGTACTCTACGATCCATATCCTAATTaccccatcttcatcgcctgCAACAAGATACATCTTGTCATTTTCCTCTGGACCTCGTATAAGCTTCATACACGTAATAGCTGCGTCAAGTCGGTCGATAGTAGGCTTATTATCCGCAACTGGGTCTGTGTTTGTGTTATCTTGATGTATAACACTATCTAGCCTCCGGAAACAGACATTTCCTTGGGCTGTGGATTGTTAGACGTCTGTTCGGTCCGGCGCATTTGACTCAGGCTCACAATCAGCAACAAACGCATCCTCCAATCCATAAGGCACGACGTGACTGAAACAACCACTTTCTTCCGCCGGTGGTTCCGCAAGCGACAGATATGTTTTAAAACTGGTCAAGGGGCCATCTATGTCACCCATTTGCACCTCGTTATCATTACTTAACAAAAGCTTTCCTGAGTCTGTCAAGCAAATAGCATTCACACCGTCATCGATAAACTTTTGTTCAAACCTAGAATTTGTTAGTTTATAAACGAATGGAAGTCAGCCGCAACCTACTTCAGACGACTACCCTCTTTGGGCGCCTCACCATGGTGGGGCGCGTATATAGCAAGCTTGTAATCCTTTCCGTCAAAGTCAGTTTTATCGCATTCCGCTTTTAGAATCTCCCTTACATCACGCAAAATGACGACCCTTGCCCAGTTTTTACTGAATACCACTTCTCGGGCGGATACCCGTTCTGTCCATGATATTGTTCCTTTAACCCACATTGATTTCCCGTCACATTGAAATTCCTGTACTACGGTCAGTCCACCAGTGCTGCTGCTTCGATTGGGAACAAAGTGGCTCACATCGACCCCATCATCAGTCCATCCAACCCCTTCCCCATTTTCTTTCAATTTAATTCTTGTCCAATGTCCGTATCCGTCCCTCTCGACCTCTTTGCCCTCTCCCAAACCAGGATTTATGATCGGTTGACTGCCAtgttcttcatcttttttcttaGACCAATCTGTTCGCCGAGCAAGGAATCTCGCAAAGCTGTGCTCTTTTTCATGTGCATGAGATTGATGGGAATCGAGAAGGCGGGATGAAGAGGCGGATTTTCtcaagagagaagaggatgcgTCTGATGACTCGGGGTTCGGTGTATGGGAGCGAGAGGGAAAAGCAGACGATGAATGTCGAGGCTGAAATTGTAGAGAGCCGGGACAGGAGGCCTTGTATTGAGGAAATATGATCGGATATGAGGTTAAGGATGTGGGTGTTGCGTGGATTAGGTAATTAGCTAAGTAAGCAAGCCATCAGCTGAAATGTTTATTGGATGTTGCACAAGGATGCTGACTATCACCGTCCTGACATAACCCAATGGCACCTTCTCCAGGAAGCTCGAGCATTGCAATAGGATCGAGCAAAGGTTGTTGATCCTGATTGAATTGCAAAAGCATCACTCTAGTCACCTCTCCGTTAGGGCTAGGCGTTTCACAGGGCCAGGGAAGACCATGTGCGACGAGTAAATGTGACTTTCGAATGTTTGTCAATCATTCTGATCGTGGTTTTGAATAGAATGAAACTCTTACTGTATCCTTCCGTGCCAAAAGTATACCACTCCAGCACCATACTTGTCCTAGCTTAACTGTGGTATCATTGCCATTAGAAGGGTCCTTCTGCGAATGACGTGAGTTAGGCCCCTCAAGTTCCAGGCAATCCACGCATTGTAAAGTGGTCAAAGAGAAGATCTCCAGCAAGCTGGCACAAGAGGTCAGCCAGCTCAATTTTCCAAGCATGCTGTTATACTTACCCTTGGTCTCTCAAAACACACAAAATTCCCAATTCTTCAATGACCTTTAGGCTCACTATCTTTCCACGATCTACACGCCTCAATACAATTCTCCAAATTTTTTTATTTCCCCACTCGCAACCGTGGCTTCTGGCATGGCTTTCCGTGATTTTATATCCCTGATCAGGATTTGGACTTCGTTCTATCGCGGCTTCAACTACTTTCAGATCTTCACTCTCCTTTTTAGATTCTcgcctttccttctccatctccctttctACATTGATCTCTTGCAttatctcctccacctccctttctttctcctcgacATCTGATTGCGAGCCTTTTTGCCAGAAACTGAACAGGCCGGCAGTACCGGTGGTGTCTGTGGACAGAGACATGGCTGACCTTGGAGACGTCGTCCCTGAGTTTTGTTCTGCTTGCCCATGTACACCTGTCAAACCTCTTCGTCCGATGCCCAGCCCTTTCCCCATTCCTGCATTTTCTCTGCCACTGTTATGCTCTCTGAGCTGCCCCATAAGCTCCATTCGCCCAGATAAGCTGGACCGGTGGACATGTTGATCGGGAGGggcagcagaagcagtAGCCGATGAGAGAGTAGTCGTGGGCAGCTGATGAGCagagagtggaggagaaaaggcGCAAGCATGATGTTGAGAGGATGATCCGGCTGTAGATGCTGTAGAAGTTGCCCGAGGCCGTTGAGATGGTGTACGTGGTTGGGCTGGTGCTGGTCGAGAGCGTCGAGAAGAGATCGGCGATGAAGTGGAGATGCTGGGGATAAGAATAGATGTTTCTTCGTTCAGTAGGTCGTGGTCATCAAGGGGTGGTGCTGGCTGGTCCGCAACGACCCAGATAGTGTTGTCTTGTGCTGCAAGAGCTGTATACACCGACTGGCTGTGGTCAGAGTAGGCTGTCCAGTGTGCAATATGGGTGGGGCGGAGGGGGAGAGTGTGACTTGCTTGGGAGGGTAGTGTGGGATGTAGGAGAATGGGGATGGTGAGTGGGGGAGGTGGGGGAGGTGGGGAGACATGCTGGGCGACGGACGGAGGGTGTCAACAAACCCAACAGCGAAACATGAATGACGACCGACGGCTGTTCACAGAGTGGAACATACACGGATCGGGACAACTGCTCACCGCTTGCTGCCGTCACGACATACAAAATGGTTTCAGAGGGACATAACAAGCTAAAATCAGTATTTATGCAAGTATTCAAGCGACCTGTCTAAGCTGTATTATTACTATTACGTATGACATCTGCAGTCGTGATCTGCTTTGGCTGAGTCGTGAGCAACAACCACTCGTGGGTAATAAGACCTTACTCGATTTTTGCCGATGGTAGCGATTGCAATAATAACGCATATGGATAGCAGAGGAGGGTAATCAATAAGCATGGCCTTACAGTCCTATAAAATAAGTGTGCCGTTTGAACATCCCGAATACTCATTAGAGCGATGTGAGATTCGAGTCGCGAGTAGCGGAGACAATCAAGGTCCACATTATTTTGTCAAGCGCCCAAGCATTTCCAAAATCAAACTGATGAACTTGGTGCAATAAAATGAATGTCCAACACATTCAGCTTCGAATGAGATAGTAGGCACAAGCTGCAATCAGATCGACACATAGCGGCAATCATTCTTATTTTTTCCATTTGTGCATGCTAATCTCCCAGAACCAGATCTTCTAGTGACCGGAGCCGCCCATCGCGGCCAATGcttcagccttctcctctggGGTGAACATTCGTGGCTATATGCAGCGTCATTAGTACATGGGATGATCACTATTACATAACGTGACCCACAGGAATGTTTCGTTCCCTGTTGTATGCGGTCGAGTGTGTTTGATAAGTGAGTGATCATCGTGTCAGTCAGAGTTACAAAACAAAGAACGAAAAGATTTAATACTGACCACTTGGTGCCATCAGGGAAGAGCGCTATGGAGCTACATTAGCAAATATTCATTTTGGATGAGCTCCAATTATACTCACGTCGATATGGGTCAGGGTGAATTCCCTTGGCAAGCTTCTCCTCGGCCTGTTCGAGCACGAGAGCGAGAGCTCGGGGGTCGGTTATGTTCCTATCAAAACCAGTCAATACCTATTGTTGGACGCGATACCGCAGACGGGAAATGGGGCGGGGCGACAGATTGATCAAGCAGTAGTCGTGACTGAAAAGACATGCTACTGAGGACTTCATCGGGGTAATCCAGAGagcattctcttctcattttcattctcattctcatgCGCTCCTAGGATCCAACATCCACAAGCCGACCCCTTTGTCATGGATTCGTCCAAGCCCATTCCAGCATTTGCCCGATTTGTTACGTCCAAAAGGTTTCCGACAGTCAGACATACCTGTTCCTCTCAAACTCTGCCCTAATCTCAATGGCCTTTTGTCTCCACAAATCTCTTCGGATGTACCAGTTAAGGGAGTTTACGAGGTATCGCTTGTAGAGCGACTTGACGTAAAGTCTACGATTCCCGTATCAGCTTCTCAGCTACTTGTTCCACCGAAAAGAAACAGCTTTGTGCCTTACCGGTGGGCGTTGGAGAAGGCCGAAGGAGGGGCGGACATGGTGTTAattggaaaagaaagaggatatGGAAAGAGGTGTAGATATGTATAAGAGCGTCTTTGATAGGTTGGCGTGTGCCAAAGGTTGAGTTTTTGCTGCCTATGCCTATTAGGCCGGCTCTTTCTCATTTTAGGCCCGGGAGCTTAAGAGATATTTCCATGCACGCCTATAGTTTATTCGGGTGGTTTGCGCAGAAGTTGTCCCGATCCGTGTCCGTCACATTCTCCTCAACAGGCTTCTCGtcgtctttttcttcctatGAGTACTATGGTTACTTGTTACCTTGCTGGACTTGGTCGGAAATAGCAACCTACATGCCTTATTGTGGATCTGCGTGTAATATCCCTATAGTATTTGCAACAGTTGCCTGTATACTTCATGCCATATAAATTCCGTCTATTCGTTCGTGTCCTGATGAGTGATTATGCGGTTAAACATCGGTGCCACGTCACGCTCCTTCCCGCCGCTGCCGGCGCCCtgactgctgctgctgattgATTTGTTGTCTGCGGTTGCAGCAATCTGTCGCGCACAATTCATCCAATATCGACAATCGTTTTCCATCTCatatcttttttcttaCAAAACTTTTATCTTTCAGCCAACCCCTACAAATGCCTCctcccacctcttctctcaagcCCACCTCTGCCAAGTCTGTCACTGACGTTGGCAGCGGTGCAAAAGCCACTGGCGACAAGAAATCCAGTGGACAAATGGCCAAGCCTGACCAGTTCAAGTACAATGCGGAGCAAGACGAGATCAACAAAGAGATTGCCGctgtcaaggagaagattgtgaGTGTTCCACATGGCCAATATCTGTGCCCGGTACTGTGCGGAAGCTCATGGAATCATTACCGCTTTTGCCCCCATTTCCCCGCATTATCTTGACTTGTTGCGCTATCATTACTTTGTACATTGCAGGAGGCTGTTCGTTCGCGTATCGCCCTTTCTCAAGCACCCACATCCAACGATCGTCGATCGGCCATCAAGGCGGAGCTTGACGGCCTCCGCTCTGAGCAAGCCAAGTTCAAAGGCGACAGGAACAAGCTctttgaggagatgaagcgGTTGCAGGAGGGCgtccagaagaagataaaggaTGTCCAAGGGCAGAGGAACAAGATGGGTTTCAAGAGCGTGGCTGACATTGATGCCCGAATTGCGTGAGTTACTCTAGTACCGGTCTTGTGCGCGGCAAACTGAGGTCCCATTTTTTATTGTCCAGATCCCTTGATAAGCAAGTTGAATCCGGCAGCATGAAGCTTGTggacgagaagaaagctcttcaagaaaTTACTACCCTTCGTCGATCTCGCAAGACTCTTGAAGCTTCTGGCTCCATCGACGAGAGCATCGCCGCCGACAAGGCCAAGATCGATGAGCTTAAAAAGCAGCTTGACGACCCtgaagcgaagaaggttAGTGACAGGTTCGAtgagttgaagaaggaaatggacgGCTTaagggaggaaggtaaCAAGGCCTTCGAGGAGAGGGGCAAATTGTTTGATGAAAGAAACAAGTTGTCTGCTGAGATGGTAAGCTACATTTGATTCGGACTCTTGGGCGAAAGTTGATAGTATATAAAAGGACGAACTTTACGACCGAAAGCGAAAGTCTGCTCAGAAGTGGAGGGAGGACAACGACAAGTGAGTTGTGTCTATTGTATTGTGCAAGGGAATATAACTGATGCGCCGCAAAGATACTACGCAAAGATCCAAGCCGATCGACAGGTTCGCCAGGAACGTTTcaaggctgaaaaggccCGAGAAGATGCCGAACGACGGGAGCAAGAAATTGCTCGCCTTCGTGAAGAAGCTCGTGCCCCTGCGTTCGCCTCTGAGACTGAGGACTGCGGTGTCCTCATCAACTGGTTCAAGGGCAAGTATGGCTCTGGTGAGGTGCCTTCTACTCACGCTGGCGGCAAGCCCGATTCCGCTACTGTGGTTGAAGGTGTCAAGGCTTTGGAAATCCGAAAGGTGGATGACGAAGCTTTCAAGGGAATGactttgaaaaagaaggacgatGATCTTGATGGGTTCTTTGGTGGTAGCggaaagagcaagaagaggggaaagaaggccAACAGCGGCAGTGCCACTCCTGCTAGTCAGGAGGGAGGAAACAGCGCCAAGGAGGCTGTCAACTTGCCTATGTCTCTTTTGAGCACTCTTTTGAGTTTGGGTATCTCTCCTCCCAGCGGTAAGGATGATGTACAGAGGACGGTGGATGatcttgagaagaagaaggcttggTTTGAGGCCAACTCTGCCGCGAAGACCAAGGCGAGTATCGTTTAGCTATCCTCTCCCCAAGCTCATAGGCTGATGTCGTAAAATACTTGCAGGCCGAGATTGAGCGTGTGGAGAAGCTTGTTGCCAAaatgcaaaagaagaacggTGCCGCCTTTGAGCCCGAGTCCGAGGTAGACATCCCTACTAGTGTTGATGAGGCTCAGGTGAAGGGTGGCGTCCACGAGCCCTACCACAGTAAGTCTACATGATAAAAATCATGCCCTTATGTAATGCTGAGACCTTTCACTAGCTGTTGCTGTTAGCGGCGAGGCCACCGGTCCCGACGAAgttcaagaagatggcgatcAGCTTCCTCAGGAGGACGACGAGGCAGGAGAAGCGGAGGTTAAGAAGGTTGACTCTGCTCTGGAGGAGAtcagagaaaaggagggcCTTTAAaatgtctttttttccatcttgGAAGCAGGGTTGGGCGTTGTAAAAAGAGCATTAAGGGATGTTGCACAACAAGACAAAAGCACAATTTGTCCGTGGTTCTTTATGCATGGTGCTGACTATAAGTTTCTTGATGTTCTGCGTTCCATTATCTATCGTCGGCCGTCTTGTGGCCATGTTCTCATACAACTTAAAACTTGGGGCTCATCGGGGCCCGGATGGAGCCGACTCAGCCGATCGATGGCCTCTGGCCGATGGGGAGCTTCCGGGATTTCGGATCGGTCTCATCTCAGTTTCTGCTCTACGCCTTTCTCGCGTTAATCGCGTTTGGAATTGAAAGCTGCTGGGAAAAAGAACCAAAAATAATTGGCGGACGGCGGATAACGGCGGTATTACCAGCAGCGAGCAGCATACGGGGGTAGAAAGCcgaagcagcagcagtaaACGTaattcccatcttccaataATATTCCTTGACTTCTCAGATCTTGCAAGA encodes the following:
- a CDS encoding NADH dehydrogenase (ubiquinone) 1 beta subcomplex 9; the protein is MSAPPSAFSNAHRLYVKSLYKRYLVNSLNWYIRRDLWRQKAIEIRAEFERNRNITDPRALALVLEQAEEKLAKGIHPDPYRPLFPDGTKWERNIPPRMFTPEEKAEALAAMGGSGH
- a CDS encoding nuclear segregation protein Bfr1 codes for the protein MPPPTSSLKPTSAKSVTDVGSGAKATGDKKSSGQMAKPDQFKYNAEQDEINKEIAAVKEKIEAVRSRIALSQAPTSNDRRSAIKAELDGLRSEQAKFKGDRNKLFEEMKRLQEGVQKKIKDVQGQRNKMGFKSVADIDARIASLDKQVESGSMKLVDEKKALQEITTLRRSRKTLEASGSIDESIAADKAKIDELKKQLDDPEAKKVSDRFDELKKEMDGLREEGNKAFEERGKLFDERNKLSAEMDELYDRKRKSAQKWREDNDKYYAKIQADRQVRQERFKAEKAREDAERREQEIARLREEARAPAFASETEDCGVLINWFKGKYGSGEVPSTHAGGKPDSATVVEGVKALEIRKVDDEAFKGMTLKKKDDDLDGFFGGSGKSKKRGKKANSGSATPASQEGGNSAKEAVNLPMSLLSTLLSLGISPPSGKDDVQRTVDDLEKKKAWFEANSAAKTKAEIERVEKLVAKMQKKNGAAFEPESEVDIPTSVDEAQVKGGVHEPYHTVAVSGEATGPDEVQEDGDQLPQEDDEAGEAEVKKVDSALEEIREKEGL